From the Euzebya rosea genome, one window contains:
- a CDS encoding EAL domain-containing protein, translated as MRTVENSQFRRTGPGPTHEAVDKEDAIHARVLVVDDDVAVRTLLSVVLADDSWDVVVAGTIEEALAIVHDGGITVVVLDRHLVDADGIELLEDLGRATETGTIPVILISARADHDSRVAGLDAGALDFVDKDMTPVELKARVRSHVNHAGRLAALVADRARDQDLLIDASAAMVRATTSVDVARTATSRALGLPDVDLAVVVGFVGPGSGRVIALSGSTVGVSLSSGAPVPPEADRALRAQAGEGPWVEPASGMALSSVIGGAPSLVCAAPLVQDGRTIGILGTASLRGTRERSRILSGTAGLARAAASRFGELLSAEARTRHDLDALEAAVAGNGVASVFQPVVRTETRTVEGFEALTRFRDGQPPEPRFRSAGLLGVGVELQLAAITQQLRAAEALPTTAWVALNLSPSVILDHRLPAVLGRTDRQVVLELTEHDPIDDYDRLLTAFRDLPSSPRLSIDDAGSGYACLAHVLALEPDFVKLDKAWIREVDTDGARQALISGVRGFAEELGAQVIAEGVERVEELAVLEDLGVSLAQGHLLGEPRSAAEAEPTKGPGRP; from the coding sequence GTGCGTACAGTCGAGAACAGCCAGTTCCGCCGGACCGGCCCGGGGCCGACGCACGAGGCCGTCGACAAGGAGGATGCCATCCACGCTCGCGTGCTCGTCGTCGACGACGACGTCGCCGTGCGGACGCTCCTTTCGGTGGTCCTGGCCGACGACTCGTGGGACGTCGTCGTGGCCGGCACCATCGAGGAGGCGCTGGCGATCGTCCACGACGGGGGAATCACCGTCGTGGTCCTCGACCGCCACCTGGTGGACGCCGACGGGATCGAGCTGCTGGAGGACCTCGGCCGGGCCACCGAAACCGGGACGATCCCCGTGATCCTGATCAGCGCACGTGCCGATCACGACTCGCGTGTCGCCGGACTGGACGCCGGCGCCCTCGACTTCGTGGACAAGGACATGACCCCGGTCGAGCTGAAGGCGCGTGTTCGGTCACATGTCAACCATGCCGGGCGCCTGGCGGCACTCGTGGCCGACCGGGCTCGTGACCAGGACCTGCTGATCGACGCCTCGGCGGCGATGGTGCGGGCCACGACGTCGGTCGACGTGGCGCGGACGGCGACCAGCCGTGCGCTCGGCCTGCCCGACGTCGACCTCGCGGTCGTCGTGGGGTTCGTCGGGCCCGGCAGCGGCCGGGTGATCGCCCTGTCGGGGTCGACGGTCGGCGTCTCCCTGAGCTCCGGAGCCCCGGTCCCACCGGAGGCCGATCGTGCGCTTCGCGCACAGGCGGGGGAGGGCCCCTGGGTGGAGCCGGCCAGCGGGATGGCCCTGTCGTCGGTCATCGGAGGGGCTCCGTCCCTCGTGTGCGCGGCACCCCTCGTCCAGGACGGACGGACGATCGGGATCCTCGGGACGGCCAGCCTGCGGGGGACTCGTGAGCGGTCGAGGATCCTGTCCGGCACAGCCGGCCTGGCCCGCGCGGCCGCGTCCCGGTTCGGCGAGCTGCTGTCCGCCGAGGCCCGGACCCGTCACGACCTGGACGCGCTGGAGGCGGCGGTGGCCGGCAACGGCGTCGCCTCGGTGTTCCAGCCGGTCGTGCGCACCGAGACGCGTACGGTCGAGGGCTTCGAGGCGCTGACCCGATTCCGGGACGGACAACCGCCCGAGCCGCGCTTCCGGTCCGCCGGCCTGCTCGGGGTCGGCGTCGAGCTGCAGCTCGCCGCGATCACCCAGCAGCTCCGGGCGGCCGAAGCCCTTCCGACGACGGCGTGGGTGGCCCTGAACCTCTCGCCCTCGGTGATCCTCGACCATCGGTTGCCTGCCGTCCTCGGTCGAACCGACCGCCAGGTCGTGCTGGAGCTGACCGAACACGACCCCATCGACGACTACGACCGCCTGCTGACGGCGTTCAGGGACCTGCCGTCGAGCCCACGGCTGTCCATCGACGATGCCGGCTCGGGATACGCCTGCCTGGCCCACGTGCTGGCGCTGGAACCCGACTTCGTCAAGCTCGACAAGGCATGGATCCGGGAGGTCGACACCGACGGGGCACGCCAGGCCCTGATCTCCGGCGTGCGCGGGTTCGCCGAGGAGCTGGGTGCGCAGGTCATCGCAGAAGGTGTGGAGCGAGTCGAGGAGCTGGCCGTGCTGGAGGACCTCGGGGTGTCGCTGGCGCAGGGCCACCTGCTGGGCGAACCGAGGTCCGCAGCGGAGGCCGAGCCGACCAAGGGGCCCGGGCGACCCTGA
- a CDS encoding inorganic diphosphatase, with amino-acid sequence MTVDVFVEIPAGSRNKYEWDHEIGGFRLDRMLFSAVHYPGDYGFVPNTLSGDGDPLDALVLLGVPTFPGCTITSRIVGVFDMADDKGEDAKLITVAEADPRWQHVRDLADVPTHILDEVQHFFSIYKDLEGKSVRIDGFRDRTAALEQLAEDRERFASLGRTSEG; translated from the coding sequence ATGACCGTCGATGTGTTCGTAGAGATCCCCGCAGGATCCCGCAACAAGTACGAGTGGGACCACGAGATCGGAGGGTTCCGGCTGGACCGGATGCTGTTCTCGGCCGTGCACTACCCCGGCGACTACGGGTTCGTGCCGAACACCCTGTCGGGTGACGGCGACCCCCTCGACGCCCTGGTCCTGCTGGGCGTGCCGACCTTCCCGGGCTGCACGATCACCTCACGGATCGTCGGGGTGTTCGACATGGCCGACGACAAGGGTGAGGACGCCAAGCTGATCACCGTCGCCGAGGCCGACCCCCGCTGGCAGCACGTGCGGGATCTCGCCGACGTCCCCACGCACATCCTCGACGAGGTGCAGCACTTCTTCAGCATCTACAAGGACCTGGAGGGCAAGTCGGTCCGCATCGACGGGTTCCGCGACCGTACCGCCGCCCTGGAGCAGCTGGCCGAGGACCGCGAGCGGTTCGCGTCCCTGGGGCGCACGTCCGAGGGTTGA
- a CDS encoding acyltransferase family protein, which yields MSTTESLQPAATATPSTRHEATTDPRPTTRLRWVDAVRAASLLVVVLGHYLIAVVVLRGDDLTVSALLDIAPWTHPVTWVVQVMACFFAVGAVVAAPRLADALGSPGSAHRPAFGDVWRDHVAGRARQLVVPTLPLLALWTIGGPPLGGSFGVDMVGVASQAALVPLWFLAVYLLVQALLPTAVGMVQRHGVVRPVAALLLAAAAVDSLHLAGVPFAGWLNFPIVWMIPSTIGVAVGLGSLDTRGLWRAGAAALLVAFGLVVVAGYPVPVVGVTDAARSNNSPPSLLLAVHGLSYACMALSVGPRLEGWLGRTAPRRRVLEAAGRWSMAVYLWHMTGLVVLVALAVRLVLPVIDAVLAVEPLTTTWWLVHPVQMVAALAVTVALIAVVSGPTTRLVRLSAARPLPGTSRTLVATALASGGIADVVLHGTAEGRVWGPFALLAATVLLHGATAETRSSRNMGRT from the coding sequence ATGTCAACGACCGAGTCGCTCCAGCCGGCCGCCACAGCCACCCCGTCCACTCGCCACGAGGCGACCACTGACCCCCGACCGACCACTCGACTCCGCTGGGTCGACGCCGTCCGGGCCGCCTCCCTCCTCGTGGTCGTCCTCGGCCACTACCTGATCGCCGTGGTGGTCCTGCGGGGCGACGACCTCACCGTGTCGGCCCTGCTCGACATCGCCCCCTGGACCCACCCCGTCACCTGGGTCGTCCAGGTCATGGCCTGCTTCTTCGCCGTCGGCGCCGTCGTCGCGGCGCCACGCCTGGCCGACGCGCTCGGGTCGCCGGGGTCGGCCCACCGGCCGGCCTTCGGCGACGTCTGGCGGGACCATGTCGCAGGGCGAGCCCGCCAGCTTGTCGTGCCGACCCTGCCGCTGCTGGCCCTCTGGACGATCGGCGGTCCCCCCCTCGGTGGGAGCTTCGGTGTCGACATGGTCGGGGTGGCGTCCCAGGCCGCCCTGGTGCCGTTGTGGTTCCTCGCGGTCTACCTGCTCGTGCAGGCGCTCCTGCCGACGGCGGTTGGCATGGTCCAACGACACGGGGTCGTCCGGCCGGTCGCCGCGCTCCTCCTCGCTGCGGCAGCCGTCGACTCCCTGCACCTCGCAGGCGTGCCGTTCGCCGGCTGGCTGAACTTCCCCATCGTCTGGATGATTCCCTCCACCATCGGGGTCGCCGTCGGGCTGGGATCGCTCGACACCCGAGGACTGTGGCGGGCCGGCGCCGCAGCGCTGCTGGTGGCGTTCGGGCTGGTCGTCGTGGCCGGCTACCCCGTGCCCGTCGTCGGCGTCACCGACGCGGCGAGGTCCAACAACTCCCCGCCGAGCCTGCTGCTCGCGGTCCATGGCCTCTCCTACGCCTGCATGGCCCTGTCGGTCGGGCCGCGCCTCGAGGGGTGGCTCGGCCGGACTGCGCCTCGTCGTCGGGTCCTGGAGGCCGCCGGCAGGTGGAGCATGGCGGTGTACCTGTGGCACATGACCGGGCTGGTCGTCCTCGTGGCGCTGGCCGTTCGCCTCGTCCTGCCCGTCATCGACGCCGTGCTGGCCGTCGAACCCCTGACCACGACCTGGTGGCTGGTCCACCCCGTCCAGATGGTCGCCGCCCTGGCCGTCACCGTCGCCCTGATCGCCGTGGTCAGCGGGCCCACGACGCGGCTGGTGCGTCTGTCCGCTGCCCGTCCGCTGCCCGGCACGTCCCGGACGCTCGTCGCCACGGCGCTGGCGAGCGGGGGGATCGCCGACGTCGTCCTGCACGGGACCGCCGAGGGGCGCGTGTGGGGGCCGTTCGCCCTGCTGGCCGCGACGGTCCTGCTGCACGGCGCCACGGCCGAAACACGATCGTCACGAAACATGGGAAGGACCTGA
- a CDS encoding exopolyphosphatase → MSYRLVTRSDFDGLVCAALLEELGLIDDILFVHPKDMQDGVVEITDRDITTNLPFVEGAHLVFDHHLSETRRVGDRANHIIDPDAPSAARVVFDHYGGTDAFPRISGEMMRAVDQADSAQYSLEEILHPTGWTLLNYLMDARTGLGRFRTFRISNYQLMMELIGACRELTIEQILQLPDVAERVELYTEQAEAFADQLRRCTTVRGEVAVLDLRQEETIHAGNRFMIYALFPDTTVSVHVLWGKGQQNTVLAVGKSILNRTNDVSIGDLMLAHGGGGHRNAGTCQVAHEDAVATLDTIVDALNGAVVPA, encoded by the coding sequence ATGTCCTACCGCCTCGTCACCCGTTCGGACTTCGACGGCCTCGTGTGCGCCGCGCTCCTGGAGGAGCTCGGCCTGATCGACGACATCCTCTTCGTCCATCCCAAGGACATGCAGGACGGCGTGGTGGAGATCACCGACCGGGACATCACCACCAACCTGCCCTTCGTCGAGGGGGCACACCTCGTCTTCGACCACCACCTGTCGGAGACCCGACGGGTGGGTGACCGGGCCAACCACATCATCGACCCGGATGCCCCGTCGGCAGCTCGTGTGGTCTTCGACCACTACGGCGGCACCGACGCCTTCCCGCGGATCAGCGGGGAGATGATGCGCGCCGTCGACCAGGCCGACTCGGCCCAGTACTCCCTGGAGGAGATCCTGCATCCCACGGGCTGGACGCTCCTCAACTACCTGATGGATGCCCGGACCGGCCTGGGTCGCTTCCGCACCTTCCGGATCAGCAACTACCAGCTGATGATGGAGCTGATCGGCGCCTGCCGCGAGCTGACCATCGAGCAGATCCTGCAGCTCCCCGACGTGGCCGAACGCGTCGAGCTGTACACCGAGCAGGCCGAGGCATTCGCCGACCAGCTGCGGCGTTGCACGACGGTGCGTGGCGAGGTGGCCGTGCTGGACCTCCGGCAGGAGGAGACCATCCACGCCGGCAACCGCTTCATGATCTACGCCCTCTTCCCCGACACGACCGTCTCCGTGCACGTGCTGTGGGGCAAGGGCCAGCAGAACACGGTGCTCGCCGTCGGAAAGTCGATCCTGAACCGCACCAACGACGTGTCCATCGGCGACCTGATGCTGGCCCACGGCGGCGGCGGTCACCGCAACGCCGGCACCTGCCAGGTCGCCCACGAGGACGCCGTGGCGACGCTGGACACGATCGTCGACGCCCTCAACGGCGCGGTCGTCCCCGCCTGA
- the hrpA gene encoding ATP-dependent RNA helicase HrpA, whose amino-acid sequence MTSAATGAGGVPVQDRTTSIPTPSRPPELPITDRADEIVAAIRDHQVVVLAGETGSGKSTQLPKLCIEAGRGTNGLIGHTQPRRIAARAVAERVAEELDSRVGDLVGYAVRFTDTVSKRSVIKVMTDGILLNELQRDRQLRAYDTIIIDEAHERGLNIDFVLGYLAQLLPTRPDLKLIITSATIDTERFAAHFATDGVPAPIIEVSGRTYPVDVRYRPLEHADSDGNVAELDLVDGIVDAVKELVEEGPGDILVFASGERDIRDAADALGKAKLKGTEILPLYARLSAAEQHRVFSGHEGRRIVIATNIAETSLTVPGIRYVVDPGLARMSRYSRRTKVQRLPIEKISRASANQRSGRCGRLGPGVAIRLYAEEDFEARPAFTEPEILRTNLASVILRMTAIGLGDVDAFPFLEAPDRRQVADGVALLEELGAIVPDPSAPGGRALTQVGTRLARLPVDPRLARMVLAAEEEGCVHEVMVIASGLSIQDPRERPQDKAHTAEQYHARFVEPGSDFLTLLNLWDHLRDQQHQLSGNQFRKRCRQEFLHWLRVREWQDVYSQLRRIAKGMGIAISKDPDNHDGIHRSMLAGLLSNVGVRDGDSREYLGTRTTRFVLGRRSALADHPPGWVVAAELVETNRLWASMAAAIRPRWIEELAGDLVTRSHSDPEWSRDRAAATTLEKVVFRGLPIVQARRINLGRVDRGRARAMFIEHALVNGDWDHSHRFLAANAETVARVHELEARLRRPGLLAPEDVLADHYDAHVGPDVVNGASFDKWWRGVSKDRPHLLDVTVDQLLAGGQDSLVDLSAYPDTWAVGGNDLTLDYAYDPDDPQADGVTVDIPLEMLPRIQPGHFDWQVPGLRHELVVALIRALPKSLRRALVPAPDTATRALQHIGPDDGPLLPALARELTRLSGVTITPEAWAGARLPPHLRMRYRIVGEKGTLASGTDLSALKEGVASHLRNAVRKAAPFPEHRGLTDWTFGELPRVVANRAGDVEVRAYPTLVDEGTTVGVRSVATEAEQARAMAAGTRRLLRLALPSMVRVVAGQLDQQEKLQLTMAPHPDVPAVVEDCLDCVIDAIVEDAGGPAWTAEDFAALRQDVRERAPRLVVVTAKATAHIVQRAGVVRERLRQPLPPSFDDAKRDVAQQLGRMVYPGFVARTGGARLPHLARYLQGMVVRLETMGRNPDRDADGMALVRDLEEELRLLVDVRGQSLDPVAVQAVRWQLEELRISLFAQQVGTAERISDARVRQRLLDLRTGRPRS is encoded by the coding sequence ATGACCAGCGCAGCGACCGGGGCCGGAGGGGTGCCCGTGCAGGACCGCACGACGTCCATCCCGACGCCGTCGCGGCCACCCGAGCTGCCCATCACCGACCGGGCCGACGAGATCGTCGCAGCCATCCGTGACCACCAGGTCGTCGTGCTCGCCGGTGAGACCGGGTCGGGCAAGAGCACCCAGCTTCCCAAGCTGTGCATCGAGGCGGGACGGGGCACCAACGGCCTCATCGGACACACCCAGCCGCGTCGCATCGCCGCACGGGCCGTGGCCGAACGCGTCGCGGAGGAGCTCGACAGCCGGGTCGGGGACCTCGTCGGCTACGCCGTTCGGTTCACCGACACGGTGTCGAAGCGCTCGGTGATCAAGGTCATGACCGACGGGATCCTCCTGAACGAGCTGCAGCGGGACCGCCAGCTCCGTGCCTACGACACGATCATCATCGACGAGGCCCACGAACGCGGGCTCAACATCGACTTCGTGCTCGGCTACCTCGCGCAGCTGCTCCCCACGCGCCCCGACCTGAAGCTGATCATCACGTCGGCCACCATCGACACCGAACGCTTCGCGGCGCACTTCGCCACCGACGGCGTCCCGGCCCCCATCATCGAGGTGTCCGGCCGGACCTACCCGGTGGACGTGCGATACCGCCCGCTGGAGCACGCCGACAGCGACGGCAACGTGGCCGAGCTCGACCTCGTCGACGGCATCGTCGACGCGGTCAAGGAGCTGGTCGAGGAGGGCCCCGGGGACATCCTGGTGTTCGCCAGCGGGGAACGCGACATCCGCGACGCCGCCGACGCGCTGGGCAAGGCCAAGCTGAAGGGCACCGAGATCCTCCCGCTGTACGCCCGCCTGTCCGCCGCGGAGCAGCACCGGGTCTTCAGCGGACACGAGGGTCGGCGGATCGTCATCGCGACCAACATCGCCGAGACCTCGCTGACCGTGCCGGGCATCCGCTACGTCGTGGATCCGGGACTCGCACGCATGTCGAGGTACAGCCGGCGGACGAAGGTCCAGCGCCTGCCGATCGAGAAGATCTCCCGGGCGTCGGCCAACCAGCGGTCGGGTCGGTGCGGCCGGCTGGGGCCGGGCGTGGCCATCCGCCTGTACGCGGAGGAGGACTTCGAGGCCCGCCCGGCGTTCACCGAACCGGAGATCCTCCGTACCAACCTGGCGTCCGTCATCCTTCGCATGACCGCGATCGGGCTCGGCGACGTCGACGCCTTCCCGTTCCTCGAGGCGCCCGATCGGCGCCAGGTGGCCGACGGTGTTGCCCTGCTGGAGGAGCTCGGCGCGATCGTGCCCGATCCCTCCGCCCCCGGCGGACGGGCCCTGACCCAGGTCGGCACCCGGCTGGCCCGGTTGCCCGTCGACCCGCGGCTGGCCCGCATGGTCCTGGCGGCCGAGGAGGAGGGCTGCGTCCACGAGGTCATGGTCATCGCGTCGGGGCTGTCCATCCAGGACCCGCGCGAACGCCCGCAGGACAAGGCCCACACCGCCGAGCAGTACCACGCGCGCTTCGTCGAGCCGGGGTCGGACTTCCTGACACTGCTGAACCTCTGGGATCACCTGCGCGACCAGCAGCACCAGCTGTCGGGCAACCAGTTCCGCAAGCGGTGCCGCCAGGAGTTCCTGCACTGGCTGCGAGTGCGCGAGTGGCAGGACGTCTACAGCCAGCTCAGGCGGATCGCCAAGGGCATGGGCATCGCCATCAGCAAGGACCCCGACAACCACGACGGGATCCACCGGTCGATGCTGGCCGGCCTGCTGTCCAACGTCGGTGTGCGCGACGGGGACAGCCGCGAGTACCTGGGCACCCGCACCACGCGGTTCGTGCTCGGCCGTCGGTCGGCGCTGGCGGACCACCCCCCGGGCTGGGTCGTGGCCGCCGAGCTCGTGGAGACCAACCGCCTGTGGGCCAGCATGGCCGCGGCGATCAGGCCGCGCTGGATCGAGGAGCTGGCAGGTGACCTCGTCACCCGCAGCCACTCCGATCCCGAGTGGAGCAGGGACCGGGCTGCCGCCACGACGCTGGAGAAGGTGGTGTTCCGGGGGTTGCCGATCGTGCAGGCACGACGGATCAACCTGGGACGCGTCGACCGGGGACGGGCCCGCGCCATGTTCATCGAGCACGCGCTCGTCAACGGGGACTGGGACCACAGCCACCGGTTCCTGGCGGCCAACGCCGAGACGGTCGCCCGAGTGCACGAGCTCGAGGCGCGGCTGCGGCGACCCGGCCTGCTGGCGCCCGAGGACGTCCTCGCCGATCACTACGACGCCCATGTGGGACCCGACGTCGTCAACGGCGCCTCCTTCGACAAGTGGTGGCGGGGGGTGTCGAAGGATCGGCCGCACCTCCTGGACGTCACCGTCGACCAGCTGCTCGCCGGTGGACAGGACAGCCTCGTGGACCTGTCGGCCTACCCCGACACCTGGGCGGTGGGCGGCAACGACCTGACGCTGGACTACGCCTACGACCCCGACGACCCGCAGGCCGACGGGGTCACGGTCGACATCCCCCTGGAGATGCTCCCGCGCATCCAGCCGGGACACTTCGACTGGCAGGTACCGGGACTCCGCCACGAGCTGGTTGTCGCGCTGATCCGGGCCCTTCCCAAGTCGCTGCGTCGTGCGCTGGTCCCCGCCCCGGACACCGCCACGCGGGCGCTGCAGCACATCGGCCCCGACGACGGTCCCCTGCTGCCCGCGCTCGCCCGTGAGCTGACCCGGTTGTCGGGCGTCACCATCACCCCGGAGGCCTGGGCCGGCGCGCGGCTTCCCCCGCACCTGCGGATGCGGTACCGGATCGTCGGGGAGAAGGGGACCCTTGCCAGCGGGACCGACCTGTCGGCGCTGAAGGAAGGGGTGGCCAGCCACCTGCGCAACGCCGTCCGCAAGGCTGCCCCCTTCCCCGAACACCGAGGGCTGACGGACTGGACCTTCGGTGAGCTGCCGCGTGTCGTCGCCAACCGTGCGGGCGACGTCGAGGTCCGGGCGTACCCGACGCTGGTCGACGAAGGGACCACCGTCGGCGTCCGCAGCGTCGCCACCGAGGCCGAGCAGGCGCGCGCCATGGCCGCGGGGACGCGACGGCTGCTGCGCCTCGCCCTGCCCTCGATGGTCCGGGTCGTCGCCGGCCAGCTGGACCAGCAGGAGAAGCTGCAGCTGACGATGGCGCCCCACCCCGACGTCCCGGCGGTGGTCGAGGACTGCCTGGACTGCGTCATCGACGCGATCGTCGAGGACGCCGGCGGGCCGGCCTGGACCGCAGAGGACTTCGCGGCCCTCCGCCAGGACGTGCGAGAACGTGCGCCCAGGCTGGTCGTCGTGACCGCCAAGGCGACCGCACACATCGTCCAGCGCGCCGGGGTCGTCCGCGAACGGCTCCGCCAGCCGCTCCCGCCGTCCTTCGACGACGCCAAGCGCGACGTCGCCCAGCAGCTGGGACGGATGGTCTACCCCGGGTTCGTGGCCCGCACCGGCGGTGCACGACTGCCGCACCTCGCGAGGTACCTGCAGGGCATGGTCGTCCGGCTGGAGACCATGGGCCGAAACCCCGACCGGGACGCCGACGGCATGGCGCTGGTGCGGGACCTCGAGGAGGAGCTCCGGTTGCTGGTCGACGTCCGCGGGCAGTCGTTGGACCCCGTGGCGGTGCAGGCCGTCCGCTGGCAGCTCGAGGAGCTGCGCATCAGCCTCTTCGCCCAGCAGGTCGGCACGGCGGAGCGGATCAGCGACGCGCGGGTCCGGCAACGCCTCCTCGACCTCCGGACGGGCAGGCCCCGATCCTGA
- a CDS encoding WS/DGAT/MGAT family O-acyltransferase — protein MRQLSGLDAMFLNLERPNTPLHVGSVVFVDPSTAEGGFTHETVMDVYRNRLHLLPPFRWRLVTTPMGLDHPYWIDDPEFDLEYHVRRIAVPPPGDARTLADIVARIHARPLDRSRPLWETYVIEGMADGMVAIYSKNHHATIDGVSGVDILGVVFDLEPTPPVPGHREAMKGERPPSDAEMLLRSAQGLVKLPGRAGRMAVRAAGALPLLGRMAEQAAPSRMRSRMGEGLLGKPHLQAPPSPFNGTISPHRRWAYASMPLKDIKRLKDAYDCKVNDVVMALTAGALRRWLARHDALGDQALQAMVPISMRTSDQKGDAGNQVNALIALLPTDVPDVEDRLRSASSSMDVAKGGNAVPASVLRDFTQFASPALAASAARTIARLGWADHMRTPFNVVVSNVPGPPVPLYLGGARMEGIFPVSAIYDGMGLNVTLFSYRDELQFGLVADRDMVPDLWEMADDFTAEMAEMAALLEG, from the coding sequence ATGCGGCAGCTCAGCGGACTCGACGCGATGTTCCTCAACCTCGAGCGTCCCAACACCCCGCTCCACGTTGGATCGGTCGTCTTCGTGGATCCGTCCACGGCCGAGGGTGGGTTCACCCACGAGACCGTGATGGACGTGTACCGCAACCGGCTGCACCTGCTCCCGCCTTTTCGCTGGCGGCTCGTGACCACGCCGATGGGGCTCGACCACCCGTACTGGATCGACGATCCCGAGTTCGACCTGGAGTACCACGTCCGGCGGATCGCGGTGCCGCCGCCCGGTGACGCCCGCACGCTGGCCGACATCGTCGCGCGGATCCACGCCCGCCCGCTGGACCGGTCGCGGCCGCTGTGGGAGACCTACGTCATCGAGGGCATGGCCGACGGGATGGTCGCCATCTACAGCAAGAACCACCACGCGACGATCGACGGCGTCTCGGGCGTGGACATCCTCGGCGTCGTCTTCGACCTCGAGCCCACGCCACCGGTGCCGGGGCACCGCGAGGCCATGAAGGGCGAACGACCCCCGTCGGACGCGGAGATGCTGCTGCGTTCCGCGCAGGGCCTGGTCAAGCTGCCCGGCCGGGCGGGCCGGATGGCCGTTCGTGCCGCCGGGGCCCTGCCGCTGCTGGGCAGGATGGCCGAGCAGGCCGCGCCGTCGAGGATGCGGTCCCGCATGGGGGAGGGGTTGCTGGGCAAACCGCACCTCCAGGCACCGCCCTCACCGTTCAACGGGACGATCTCGCCCCACCGCCGGTGGGCCTACGCCTCGATGCCCCTCAAGGACATCAAGCGGCTCAAGGACGCCTACGACTGCAAGGTCAACGACGTGGTCATGGCGCTGACCGCCGGTGCGCTGCGCCGCTGGCTGGCCCGCCACGATGCGCTGGGGGACCAGGCCCTCCAGGCGATGGTGCCGATCTCGATGCGGACCTCCGACCAGAAGGGCGACGCCGGGAACCAGGTCAACGCCCTCATCGCCCTGCTGCCGACCGACGTCCCGGATGTGGAGGATCGCCTGCGGAGCGCGTCGTCGTCCATGGACGTGGCCAAGGGCGGCAACGCCGTCCCGGCCAGCGTCCTGCGGGACTTCACCCAGTTCGCGTCCCCGGCGCTCGCGGCCAGCGCGGCCAGGACCATCGCCAGGCTGGGCTGGGCCGACCACATGCGCACCCCGTTCAACGTCGTCGTCTCCAACGTCCCGGGCCCACCCGTGCCGCTGTACCTGGGAGGGGCCCGGATGGAAGGCATCTTCCCGGTGTCGGCGATCTACGACGGCATGGGCCTGAACGTGACCCTGTTCAGCTACCGCGACGAGCTGCAGTTCGGCCTGGTCGCCGACCGCGACATGGTGCCCGACCTCTGGGAGATGGCCGACGACTTCACCGCGGAGATGGCGGAGATGGCGGCGCTGCTGGAGGGTTGA